In Gracilibacillus salitolerans, the sequence ATGGACGTACTTGTTTCAATTTTTCTCTAGCTTCTGTTGCAATACCACTGATCGCGTCATAATCAATGTTGTCTGGAATTAATTTGTTTTCCATTTTTTTCATGCGTTCTACTTGTTGATTTGATTTCGCGATATAACCTTGATATTTGATTTGAATTTCAATTTGCTCTTTTACATCAGCTGCTAATTCTTTTTCAGCTGGTGCTATTTGTTCAATCACATCATAGGTCACTTCTGGTCGCTTCATTAAATCATACGCAAGAATTCCATCTTTTAACCTAGTACCACCGACAGATTCCATTAGCTGTTGTAATTCTTCTGTTGGTTTCAAACGAATATTGCCTAATCTTTCTTTTTCTTCCTCAATTAAACGTTTCTTTTCTTCAAAATTTGCAAATCGCTCATCTGAAATCAACCCAATATTGTGCCCAATCTCCGTTAAACGTAAGTCAGCATTATCGTGACGTAATAATAAGCGATATTCTGCGCGTGAAGTTAACAAACGATATGGTTCATTGGTACCTTTTGTTACAAGGTCATCAATTAAAACACCGATATACGCTTGAGATCGATCTAAAATCAATGGGTCTTTGTCCAATGCTTTAGCAGCTGCATTAATACCAGCCATTAACCCTTGACCTGCTGCTTCTTCATAACCGGATGTTCCATTAATTTGACCTGCAGTGAATAAACCTTCTACATTTTTCACTTCAAGTGTTGGCCATAGTTGTGTTGGTACAACTGAATCATATTCAATTGCGTAACCAGCACGCATAATATCCGCTTCTTCCAATCCTGGAATACTCCGTAAAATTTCATGTTGTACATATTCAGGTAATGAAGTAGATAAACCTTGTACATATACCTCATCAGTATTACGGCCTTCCGGCTCTAAGAAAATTTGATGACGCGGTTTATCATGGAATCGGACAATTTTATCCTCGATGGAAGGACAATATCGAGGTCCTGTTCCTTTAATCATGCCTGAATACATCGCTGATAACCCTAGATTTTCATTAATAATCTCATGCGTTTTTTCATTCGTATACGTTAACCAGCACGGAATTTGATCAAGAATTTCCTCTGTTGTTTCATAGGAGAAATGTTGTGGATTTTCATCCCCTGGCTGAATTTCCGTTTTATCATAATCAATCGAATGATTATTAACTCTTG encodes:
- the mnmG gene encoding tRNA uridine-5-carboxymethylaminomethyl(34) synthesis enzyme MnmG → MSTYEAGGYDVIVIGAGHAGVESAYAAAKRGAKTLMLTLNLDMIAFMPCNPSIGGPAKGIVVREIDALGGLMGKVIDKTYIQMRMLNTGKGPAVRALRAQADKPLYIQEMKKTLEQEPNLTLRQGMVEELLVEDGKVKGVITETKAKYRAESVIITTGTFMRGRVITGDISYESGPNNQRASVKLAENLEELGFDLVRFKTGTPPRVNNHSIDYDKTEIQPGDENPQHFSYETTEEILDQIPCWLTYTNEKTHEIINENLGLSAMYSGMIKGTGPRYCPSIEDKIVRFHDKPRHQIFLEPEGRNTDEVYVQGLSTSLPEYVQHEILRSIPGLEEADIMRAGYAIEYDSVVPTQLWPTLEVKNVEGLFTAGQINGTSGYEEAAGQGLMAGINAAAKALDKDPLILDRSQAYIGVLIDDLVTKGTNEPYRLLTSRAEYRLLLRHDNADLRLTEIGHNIGLISDERFANFEEKKRLIEEEKERLGNIRLKPTEELQQLMESVGGTRLKDGILAYDLMKRPEVTYDVIEQIAPAEKELAADVKEQIEIQIKYQGYIAKSNQQVERMKKMENKLIPDNIDYDAISGIATEAREKLKQVRPLSVAQASRISGVNPADISILLVYIEQGNVAKVSNE